TTTAGTTCACCGCATACACCGCCAATGGATGGCTCGCTAAAATGCTTTACCAGATACAGCAGCGCATCCTTTTCATACATGGAATTCGCATCCGAGAAGACTAATACATCACCTTTTGCTAAAGGAACAGACTTATTAAGCGCCTCCGTCTTTCCTTTACGCCCCTTGACAACATTCAAGGTGATAAAAGGGTACTTCGCTGAGTATTCCTCGACAATTTCATTTGTCCTGTCTGATGAGTCATCAGATACGACAATTATTTCTAATAATTCCTTCGGATAGTTTAAGTCTGCTGCGTTTTGAAGTTTCTCTCCAATTACTTTCTCTTCATTATATGCAGCGATAAAGAATGTAACTTTTGGCTTGTAGGCCTGGTCTTCGTTTACAGGAACTTTTTTGAACGAAGAAATAATTTTGAGCAATACCGGATACCCAAAATAAATGTATACTATTAAAAAAATCAAAAACCAAAAAGCGACTTGCAATACCATCATTATCTTCTTCCTTTCAGTAAAAAAGGATGAAAACCTTGCCTGTCAGACAAGGTTTATCATTACTAATATTATTCATTATCCATTAACCATTACTAATATTATTTATTATCCATTAACCAATGGAATTTTATTATTCCCTGCCGTCAACAAGCGGGCGACCAATAGAGGAATAATAATAACCTAATTCCTTCATTGTTTCAGGTTCAAACATATTCCGCCCGTCAATGATGATTGGCTGGTTAATAGTTTCTTTTAATTGGACCAAATCCATTTCTTTAAATTCCGGCCAATCCGTTAAAATGACTACCGCATCAGCGTTATCAACTGCTTTTTGCAGGCTTTCCACCGCATTTAAACCAGGAATTACCTTTTGAGCATTTTCAGTAGCTACAGGATCAAATGCGAAAACATCTGCTCCCTTTTCTTGAAGCAGTGGAATTAAATCAATAGATGGAGCATCTCTCATGTCATCTGTATTTGGTTTAAAGGCCAATCCGAGGACAGCAATTTTGCGGCCGGATAAATCATTGTTAAATACAGCTTCTAGTTTATCAATGATTTTGAATCTCTGGTTCTGGTTGACTTCCTCGACATTTCGTACAATCTTGAAATCATAGCCCGCTTTACCAGCAATCTGAACAAGAGCACTTGTATCTTTCGGGAAGCAAGAACCACCATAACCGATTCCAGCTTGCAAGAATGCTTTACCTATTCGGTTATCAAATCCCATACCTTCTGCTACCTTAGTGACATCAGCACCAACTAGTTCACAAACATTCGCTACTTCATTTATGAAGCTGATTTTAGTAGCCAAAAAGGCATTAGAAGCATATTTAATCATTTCTGCAGTCTCAACGTCCGTTAAGACAATATTGGTATTAAACGGTTTGTGAAGCTCCGTCAAAACCTCGCTCGCCTTGTCGCTTTCAATACCGATGACAGCTCTTTCCATGTTCATCGTATCATAGATCGCCGAACCTTCACGCAAGAATTCAGGATTCGAGGCAATATCGAAATTTGTGTGGCCTGAAACAGAAGCGATAATTTCTTTAA
This window of the Mesobacillus jeotgali genome carries:
- a CDS encoding UDP-glucose dehydrogenase family protein, with product MNVCVVGTGYVGLVSGVCFSDIGNKVTCIDLDHNKIDKLKQGIIPIYEPGLSDLVLKNINENRLFFSTDLAEGLKDADVVFIAVGTPPKENGEADLQYVEAVAKSIGEHLDSYKVIVTKSTVPVGTGKRVKEIIASVSGHTNFDIASNPEFLREGSAIYDTMNMERAVIGIESDKASEVLTELHKPFNTNIVLTDVETAEMIKYASNAFLATKISFINEVANVCELVGADVTKVAEGMGFDNRIGKAFLQAGIGYGGSCFPKDTSALVQIAGKAGYDFKIVRNVEEVNQNQRFKIIDKLEAVFNNDLSGRKIAVLGLAFKPNTDDMRDAPSIDLIPLLQEKGADVFAFDPVATENAQKVIPGLNAVESLQKAVDNADAVVILTDWPEFKEMDLVQLKETINQPIIIDGRNMFEPETMKELGYYYSSIGRPLVDGRE